A stretch of Bradyrhizobium sp. CCBAU 53338 DNA encodes these proteins:
- a CDS encoding DUF1134 domain-containing protein, translated as MTFASRLAAVALIALAGWTVPASAQTAAPPPDLPPPQRTPSPTTYGPEELVTAGHRFFGNVSRGLASIIEKAVSQWGLPNGYILGEEGSGAFVAGLRYGEGTLYTKNAGDLRVYWQGPSLGFDWGGDGARTMTLVYNLPATNAIYQRFAGIDGSAYIIGGFGMTALTANNIVLVPIRSGIGLRLGANIGYLKYTPRATWNPF; from the coding sequence ATGACTTTCGCATCACGCCTTGCCGCAGTGGCGCTCATCGCGCTGGCTGGCTGGACCGTGCCGGCCTCGGCCCAGACGGCCGCGCCGCCGCCGGACTTGCCGCCGCCGCAGCGGACCCCGTCACCCACCACCTATGGGCCGGAAGAGCTCGTCACCGCCGGCCACCGCTTCTTCGGCAACGTCTCGCGCGGGCTCGCCTCGATCATCGAGAAGGCGGTCAGCCAATGGGGCCTGCCGAACGGCTATATCCTGGGCGAGGAAGGCTCCGGCGCCTTCGTCGCGGGCCTGCGCTACGGCGAAGGCACGCTCTACACCAAGAACGCCGGCGACCTGCGCGTCTACTGGCAGGGTCCCTCGCTCGGCTTCGACTGGGGCGGCGACGGCGCGCGCACCATGACGCTCGTCTACAACCTGCCCGCCACCAACGCGATCTACCAGCGCTTCGCCGGCATCGACGGCTCGGCCTACATCATCGGCGGCTTCGGCATGACGGCGCTCACCGCCAACAACATCGTGCTGGTGCCGATCCGCTCCGGCATCGGGCTACGCCTGGGTGCCAATATCGGCTACCTCAAATACACGCCGCGCGCGACCTGGAACCCGTTCTAG
- the chpT gene encoding histidine phosphotransferase ChpT: MSDAPSPATASAPDMLELAALLCSRVCHDLISPVGAIVNGLEVLDDDPKPEDREFALDLIRKSAKTASARLQFCRLAFGAAGSSGAQIDLGDAQTMAKGHIEDGKCTITWNLPRLLLPKNRVKLLLNMLVVSQHTIPRGGMLTIDPIGEGETMSFRITATGHNARLPQNISELLSGERGPAADAHAIQPYYTRLLAQACGLTVTLKLEGEAIIVTAS, from the coding sequence ATGTCTGACGCTCCGTCACCCGCTACCGCTTCCGCTCCCGACATGCTCGAACTCGCGGCCCTGCTGTGCTCGCGGGTGTGTCATGATCTCATCAGCCCGGTGGGCGCCATCGTCAATGGGCTCGAAGTGCTCGACGACGATCCCAAGCCCGAGGACCGCGAATTCGCGCTCGATCTCATTCGCAAGAGTGCCAAGACCGCCTCCGCCCGCCTGCAATTCTGTCGCCTCGCCTTCGGCGCGGCCGGCTCCTCCGGCGCGCAGATCGATCTCGGCGATGCCCAGACCATGGCAAAGGGCCACATCGAGGACGGCAAGTGCACGATCACGTGGAATCTGCCGCGGCTGCTGCTGCCGAAGAACCGCGTCAAGCTGCTGCTCAACATGCTGGTCGTGTCCCAGCATACGATCCCGCGCGGCGGCATGCTGACGATCGATCCGATCGGCGAGGGCGAGACGATGAGCTTCCGCATCACCGCGACCGGACACAATGCCCGCCTGCCGCAGAACATCTCCGAGCTTCTGAGCGGCGAGCGCGGACCGGCTGCGGATGCGCACGCGATCCAGCCTTATTATACGCGGCTGTTGGCGCAGGCCTGTGGGCTGACCGTGACGCTCAAGCTCGAAGGCGAGGCGATCATCGTTACCGCTTCGTAA
- a CDS encoding DUF1488 domain-containing protein codes for MALTRGRFISHEYDRMIVRFSMQDGAREVPCAISTAAMDDLEPGSHVRPEQREAQFIRLRDRIEARAASKYCATEFEGAPPGIVLRGIDFRS; via the coding sequence ATGGCATTGACCCGCGGCCGCTTTATCAGCCACGAGTACGATCGAATGATCGTCCGCTTCTCGATGCAGGACGGCGCCAGGGAAGTTCCTTGCGCGATCTCGACCGCCGCGATGGATGATCTCGAACCTGGCTCGCATGTCAGGCCCGAGCAGAGGGAAGCACAGTTCATCCGCCTGCGCGACCGCATCGAGGCACGCGCGGCGAGCAAATACTGCGCGACGGAGTTCGAAGGCGCTCCGCCGGGGATCGTGCTGCGCGGCATCGATTTCAGGTCGTAG
- a CDS encoding YHS domain-containing (seleno)protein: MRPGIALIGRLVCLLAGIWLVSSGLPAHAATTERVVVNRFSGVAIEGFDPVAYFVDGGPERGTAEFEANLWGAVWRFRNEGNRAEFLAHPEIYGPQFGGYDPADIARGVTIAGNPRFFVISAQRLYLFSREANRDAFAANPERFLYEVGKRWPALQDQLSQ, from the coding sequence TTGCGCCCCGGAATTGCCTTGATCGGCCGTCTGGTCTGCCTGCTGGCAGGCATTTGGCTGGTCTCTTCCGGATTGCCGGCGCATGCGGCGACCACCGAGCGTGTCGTCGTCAATCGTTTCTCGGGCGTCGCGATCGAAGGCTTCGACCCCGTCGCCTATTTCGTCGATGGCGGCCCCGAGCGAGGAACGGCGGAGTTCGAGGCCAACCTCTGGGGGGCGGTCTGGCGTTTCCGCAACGAGGGCAACCGGGCGGAGTTTCTGGCCCACCCAGAAATCTACGGCCCGCAATTCGGCGGCTATGACCCCGCCGATATCGCCCGCGGCGTGACCATCGCCGGCAATCCCCGCTTCTTCGTGATCTCGGCGCAGCGGCTCTATCTGTTCAGCCGGGAGGCCAATCGCGACGCCTTCGCGGCTAATCCCGAACGCTTCCTGTATGAGGTCGGCAAACGCTGGCCGGCGCTTCAGGATCAGCTCAGTCAGTAG
- the rpsU gene encoding 30S ribosomal protein S21 — protein MQVVVRDNNVEQALRVLKKKMQREGVFREMKQRRSYEKPSEKKAREKSEAIRRARKLARKQAIREGLLPAPPKKKPFERRPPLPEIKAPTT, from the coding sequence ATGCAGGTCGTCGTCAGAGATAACAACGTCGAGCAGGCGCTTCGCGTTCTCAAGAAGAAGATGCAGCGCGAAGGCGTCTTCCGCGAGATGAAACAGCGGCGCTCCTACGAGAAGCCGTCCGAGAAAAAGGCGCGCGAGAAATCCGAAGCCATTCGCCGCGCGCGCAAGCTCGCTCGCAAGCAGGCGATTCGGGAAGGATTGCTGCCCGCGCCGCCGAAAAAGAAGCCGTTTGAGCGCAGACCGCCTTTGCCGGAGATCAAGGCTCCTACGACCTGA
- a CDS encoding cold-shock protein: MATGTVKWFNGQKGFGFIQPDDGGNDVFVHISAVERAGLSGLAEGQKVNFETKTDKMRGKVSAENLSLA, translated from the coding sequence ATGGCGACAGGTACCGTGAAGTGGTTCAACGGCCAAAAGGGCTTTGGATTCATTCAGCCGGACGACGGCGGCAATGATGTGTTCGTTCACATCAGCGCCGTCGAACGCGCCGGTCTTTCAGGTCTAGCGGAAGGCCAGAAGGTCAATTTCGAGACCAAGACCGACAAGATGCGAGGCAAGGTCAGCGCCGAGAATCTCTCGCTGGCTTGA
- a CDS encoding hybrid sensor histidine kinase/response regulator translates to MDDLLREFLTETSESLDTVDNQLVKFEQEPNNAKILDNIFRLVHTIKGTCGFLGLPRLEALAHAGETLMGKFRDGMPVTGPAVTLILSSIDRIKEILAGLEATEAEPEGNDRDLIDKLEAMVEQGMAAMAAGSSAPVAEAPPLVPEAPAAAPAAAKEMTTGTLIDQTLERPLRPGEVSLDELERAFRETAIEAPAPVAKAEPVAEVPAPAAREAAKPAREKAAPKKSMADESAGEGERIANQSIRVNVDTLEHLMTMVSELVLTRNQLLEISRRNEDTEFKVPLQRLSNVTAELQEGVMKTRMQPIGNAWQKLPRIVRDLSSELGKQIELEMHGADTELDRQVLDLIKDPLTHMVRNSADHGLETPAERLASGKGEQGTIRLSAYHEGGHIIICIADNGRGLNTEKIKAKALSSGLVTEAELEKMSEAQIHKFIFAPGFSTAAAITSVSGRGVGMDVVRTNIDQIGGTIDIKSVAGEGSSVTIKIPLTLAIVSALIVEAAGDRFAIPQLSVVELVRARANSEHRIERIKDTAVLRLRNKLLPLIHLKKLLKIDDGAASDPENGFIVVTQVGSQTFGIVVDGVFHTEEIVVKPMSTKLRHIDMFSGNTILGDGAVIMIIDPNGIAKALGAAGSSAHDMADDNGALHIGSGEQTTSLLVFRAGSSQPKAVPLGLVTRLEELPADKIEFSNGRYMVQYREQLMPLVAMDGVSIASQGAQPILVFADDGRSMGLVVDEIIDIVEERLNIEVGGSASGILGSAVIKGQATEVIDVGHFLPMAFADWFTRKEMKPSMHSQSVLLVDDSAFFRNMLAPVLKAAGYRVRTAPTAQEGLAALRAQNFDVVLTDIEMPDMNGFEFAETIRSDSNLGAMPIIGLSALVSPAAIERGRQAGFHDYVAKFDRPGLIAALKEQTAGAAGASELSRAAA, encoded by the coding sequence ATGGATGATCTGTTGCGGGAGTTTCTGACGGAGACCAGCGAGAGCCTGGACACCGTCGACAATCAGCTGGTGAAGTTCGAGCAGGAACCGAACAACGCCAAGATCCTGGATAACATCTTCCGCCTGGTCCACACCATCAAGGGTACGTGCGGCTTCCTCGGTCTGCCGCGGCTCGAAGCGCTGGCGCATGCCGGCGAGACGCTGATGGGCAAATTCCGCGACGGCATGCCGGTGACGGGACCGGCAGTGACGCTGATCCTGTCCTCGATCGACCGCATCAAGGAGATTCTGGCCGGCCTCGAGGCGACCGAAGCCGAGCCCGAAGGCAACGACCGCGATCTGATCGACAAGCTGGAAGCGATGGTCGAGCAGGGCATGGCCGCAATGGCGGCGGGGAGCTCTGCTCCCGTTGCCGAAGCCCCGCCGCTGGTGCCGGAAGCCCCTGCCGCTGCGCCCGCTGCCGCCAAGGAGATGACCACGGGCACGCTGATCGACCAGACCCTGGAGCGTCCGTTGCGTCCGGGCGAAGTCTCGCTCGACGAGCTCGAGCGCGCCTTCCGCGAGACCGCGATCGAAGCCCCGGCGCCGGTTGCCAAGGCTGAGCCGGTGGCTGAAGTCCCGGCACCTGCCGCCAGGGAGGCCGCAAAGCCTGCCAGGGAGAAGGCTGCGCCGAAGAAGTCGATGGCCGACGAGAGCGCCGGCGAGGGCGAGCGCATCGCCAACCAGTCGATCCGCGTCAACGTGGATACGCTGGAGCACCTGATGACCATGGTCTCCGAGCTGGTGCTGACCCGCAACCAGCTGCTGGAGATCTCGAGGCGCAACGAGGACACCGAGTTCAAGGTGCCGCTGCAGCGCCTCTCCAACGTCACCGCCGAGCTGCAGGAAGGCGTCATGAAGACGCGCATGCAGCCGATCGGCAATGCCTGGCAGAAGCTGCCCCGCATCGTCCGCGACCTCTCGAGCGAACTCGGCAAGCAGATCGAGCTGGAGATGCACGGCGCCGACACCGAGCTCGACCGCCAGGTGCTCGACCTGATCAAGGACCCGCTCACCCACATGGTGCGCAACTCCGCCGATCACGGCCTGGAGACCCCCGCCGAGCGCCTCGCTTCCGGCAAGGGCGAGCAGGGCACCATCCGCCTGTCCGCCTATCACGAGGGCGGCCACATCATCATCTGCATCGCCGACAACGGCCGCGGCCTCAACACCGAGAAGATCAAGGCCAAGGCGCTCTCCTCAGGTCTCGTCACCGAGGCCGAACTGGAGAAGATGAGCGAAGCCCAGATCCACAAGTTCATCTTCGCGCCGGGCTTCTCGACCGCGGCCGCCATCACCTCGGTCTCGGGCCGCGGCGTCGGCATGGACGTGGTCCGCACCAATATCGACCAGATCGGCGGCACCATCGACATCAAGTCGGTCGCCGGTGAAGGCTCCTCCGTCACCATCAAGATCCCGCTGACGCTGGCGATCGTCTCCGCGCTGATCGTCGAGGCCGCCGGTGACCGCTTCGCCATCCCGCAGCTCTCGGTGGTCGAGCTGGTGCGTGCCCGCGCCAACTCCGAGCACCGCATCGAGCGCATCAAGGACACCGCGGTCCTTCGCCTGCGCAACAAGCTGCTGCCGCTGATCCACCTGAAGAAGCTGCTCAAGATCGACGACGGCGCGGCCAGCGATCCCGAGAACGGCTTCATCGTGGTCACCCAGGTCGGCAGCCAGACCTTCGGCATCGTCGTCGACGGCGTGTTCCACACCGAAGAGATCGTGGTCAAGCCGATGTCGACGAAGCTCCGCCACATCGACATGTTCTCCGGCAATACCATTTTGGGCGATGGCGCCGTCATCATGATCATCGACCCCAACGGCATTGCCAAGGCGCTCGGCGCCGCCGGCTCCTCGGCCCATGACATGGCCGACGACAATGGCGCGCTCCACATCGGCTCGGGCGAGCAGACCACCTCGCTGCTGGTGTTCCGCGCCGGCTCCAGCCAGCCCAAGGCGGTCCCGCTTGGCCTCGTCACGCGCCTGGAAGAGCTGCCGGCCGACAAGATCGAGTTCTCCAACGGCCGCTACATGGTGCAGTACCGCGAGCAGCTGATGCCGCTGGTGGCCATGGACGGCGTCAGCATCGCCAGCCAGGGCGCCCAGCCGATCCTGGTGTTCGCCGATGACGGCCGCTCCATGGGCCTCGTCGTCGACGAGATCATCGACATCGTCGAGGAGCGCCTCAACATCGAGGTCGGCGGCTCGGCTAGCGGCATCCTCGGCTCGGCCGTGATCAAGGGCCAGGCCACCGAGGTGATCGACGTCGGCCACTTCCTGCCCATGGCGTTCGCCGACTGGTTCACCCGCAAGGAGATGAAGCCGTCGATGCACTCGCAGTCGGTGCTGCTGGTCGACGACAGCGCGTTCTTCCGCAACATGCTGGCGCCGGTGCTGAAAGCGGCCGGCTACCGCGTCCGCACCGCGCCGACCGCGCAGGAGGGCCTGGCTGCCTTGCGCGCGCAGAACTTCGACGTGGTCCTGACCGACATCGAGATGCCCGACATGAACGGGTTCGAGTTCGCCGAGACCATTCGTTCCGACAGCAATCTGGGCGCGATGCCGATCATCGGCCTGTCCGCGCTGGTGTCGCCGGCGGCGATCGAGCGCGGCCGTCAGGCCGGCTTCCACGACTATGTTGCCAAGTTCGACCGTCCCGGTCTGATCGCGGCGCTGAAGGAGCAGACCGCGGGCGCCGCCGGCGCCTCCGAGCTGAGCCGGGCGGCGGCGTAA
- a CDS encoding transcriptional regulator, with amino-acid sequence MSARKTAELSPEGIARSDRKRLAAEEGMRALADVERQAIEVRRNMARLREIREAREREKEAADAALQTASPARAVKKRSRKTAR; translated from the coding sequence ATGAGCGCCAGGAAAACGGCCGAGCTGTCACCCGAGGGCATCGCGCGTTCCGATCGCAAGCGCCTCGCCGCTGAAGAGGGAATGCGCGCATTGGCGGACGTCGAGAGACAGGCCATCGAAGTGCGCAGGAACATGGCGCGGCTCCGAGAGATTCGCGAGGCCAGGGAACGCGAGAAGGAAGCGGCGGACGCAGCTCTTCAGACCGCCTCGCCCGCACGCGCGGTCAAAAAGCGTTCCAGGAAAACGGCACGATAA
- a CDS encoding 3'(2'),5'-bisphosphate nucleotidase CysQ, whose protein sequence is MRVRIIDGEAAFRLMEPLTALVVQAGEAILSVNRGAMRVDGKQDGSPVTEADLAADRIIAEGLARLAGDVPTLSEERTHLATPPFRGSFFLIDPLDGTKEFVAGRDEFTVNLALVTEGVPLLGIVSAPALGLLWRGIVGRGAERVRFDGTAIGAAEPIRTRKLPKAGEPWIAAVSRSHGDPKSEAFIDNRPNAVRKTCGSAVKFGRIAEGSADIYPRFGPTCEWDVGAGCAVVTAAGGRVTDGQGGELRFGERGDTGFIIPAFVAWGDAAAVMPY, encoded by the coding sequence ATGCGGGTGAGGATCATCGACGGCGAGGCCGCGTTCCGGCTGATGGAGCCCCTGACCGCACTGGTGGTGCAGGCCGGCGAGGCGATCCTGAGCGTCAATCGCGGGGCGATGCGGGTCGACGGCAAGCAGGACGGCTCGCCGGTGACCGAGGCCGACCTCGCCGCCGACCGGATCATTGCCGAAGGGCTGGCACGGCTTGCCGGCGACGTGCCGACACTCTCGGAAGAGCGGACACACCTCGCCACGCCGCCGTTTCGCGGCAGCTTCTTCCTGATCGATCCGCTCGACGGCACCAAGGAGTTCGTCGCCGGCCGCGACGAGTTCACCGTCAACCTCGCGCTCGTGACCGAGGGTGTGCCGCTGCTCGGCATCGTCAGCGCGCCGGCGCTCGGGCTGCTCTGGCGCGGCATTGTCGGCCGCGGTGCCGAGCGTGTGAGGTTCGACGGCACCGCCATCGGCGCGGCCGAGCCAATCCGGACCCGCAAGCTGCCGAAAGCCGGCGAGCCCTGGATCGCGGCGGTGAGCCGCTCCCATGGCGACCCCAAAAGCGAAGCATTCATCGACAACAGACCCAACGCCGTCAGAAAGACCTGCGGCTCGGCCGTGAAGTTCGGCCGGATCGCCGAGGGCAGCGCGGACATCTATCCCCGCTTCGGGCCGACCTGCGAATGGGACGTCGGGGCGGGCTGCGCAGTGGTGACCGCAGCCGGCGGCAGGGTGACCGACGGCCAGGGCGGCGAACTCCGCTTCGGCGAACGCGGCGACACCGGTTTCATCATTCCGGCGTTCGTCGCCTGGGGCGATGCCGCGGCGGTGATGCCCTACTGA
- a CDS encoding heme peroxidase family protein — MSSRHAITPRGLNATRSPLSQGRFGRMFRTLTPAKFGPNEADNIANLSALADNMVGDFDPPKDGPDAEESGIPALYTYFGQFVDHDITFDPVSSLTKQQDPDGLVDFRTPSFDLDNLYGRGPNDQPFMYDNTGKFLLGDPLTGTGVSNAFDLPRFRGRALIGDPRNDENSIVSQFQGLMLRFHNRMVDDNDGLSFQDVQQRVRFHYQYVVLNDFLPRIVNAAVLNDLRTGGHYDRGKLAYYHWKTFPYMPVEFSVAAYRLGHSMIRPGYRLNDADNMLLQIFPDPNNPDNNALTGFRAMGPGRAIDWGRFIDIDTRPYGVEDDGTNPDNKRRLQFAYRIDTSLVDPLRKLPPEVASNPSSLALRNLERGWRLGLPSGQAVARAMHQTPLTDEQIVVGRAVDNPDPVGDPQVPIASIANGVFKGNCPLWTYILAEARQFATSVTVPASGAPATGIKTPQLGPVGGRIVAEVFLGMMFGDASSVLSLDPNWAPVTGSNFALKDLVTYALGGGAPLH, encoded by the coding sequence ATGAGCAGTCGTCACGCCATTACCCCCCGCGGTCTCAACGCCACCCGCTCGCCGCTGTCACAAGGCCGCTTCGGCCGCATGTTCCGCACGCTGACACCGGCGAAATTCGGCCCGAACGAGGCCGACAACATCGCCAACCTCTCGGCACTCGCCGACAACATGGTCGGCGATTTCGATCCGCCCAAGGATGGGCCGGACGCGGAAGAGAGCGGGATTCCCGCGCTCTACACATATTTCGGCCAGTTCGTCGATCACGACATCACCTTCGATCCCGTGAGCTCGCTGACCAAGCAGCAGGATCCGGACGGGCTCGTCGACTTCCGCACGCCGTCGTTCGATCTCGACAATCTCTACGGGCGCGGTCCGAACGACCAGCCCTTCATGTACGACAACACAGGCAAATTCCTCCTCGGCGACCCGCTGACCGGCACCGGCGTTTCCAATGCCTTCGACCTGCCGCGCTTCAGGGGCCGCGCACTCATCGGCGATCCCCGCAACGACGAGAACAGCATCGTCTCGCAGTTCCAGGGGCTGATGCTGCGCTTCCACAACCGCATGGTCGACGACAACGACGGCCTCTCGTTCCAGGACGTGCAACAGCGCGTCCGCTTCCACTATCAATACGTGGTGCTGAACGACTTCCTGCCGCGCATCGTCAATGCCGCCGTGCTGAACGATCTCAGGACCGGCGGCCACTACGATCGCGGCAAGCTCGCCTACTATCACTGGAAGACGTTCCCCTACATGCCGGTCGAGTTTTCGGTCGCGGCCTACCGGCTCGGGCATTCCATGATCCGGCCCGGCTATCGGCTGAACGACGCCGACAACATGCTGCTCCAGATCTTCCCCGATCCGAACAATCCCGACAACAACGCGCTGACCGGCTTCCGCGCGATGGGGCCGGGACGCGCGATCGACTGGGGACGCTTCATCGACATCGACACGCGCCCCTATGGCGTCGAGGACGACGGCACCAATCCCGACAACAAGCGGCGGCTCCAGTTCGCCTATCGCATCGACACTTCGCTGGTCGATCCGCTGCGCAAGCTGCCGCCTGAGGTCGCCTCCAATCCGTCGTCGCTGGCGCTTCGCAATCTCGAACGCGGCTGGCGGCTCGGGCTGCCGTCGGGCCAGGCGGTCGCCAGGGCGATGCACCAGACGCCGCTGACCGACGAGCAGATCGTCGTCGGCCGGGCCGTCGACAATCCCGATCCGGTCGGCGACCCGCAAGTTCCGATCGCGTCGATCGCGAACGGCGTGTTCAAGGGCAACTGCCCGCTCTGGACCTACATCCTCGCCGAAGCGCGCCAGTTCGCGACCTCGGTCACGGTCCCCGCAAGCGGCGCGCCTGCGACCGGCATCAAGACGCCGCAGCTCGGGCCGGTCGGCGGACGCATCGTCGCCGAAGTCTTCCTCGGCATGATGTTCGGCGACGCCTCCTCCGTGCTGTCGCTCGATCCTAACTGGGCGCCGGTGACCGGTTCCAACTTCGCGCTGAAGGACCTCGTGACCTACGCGCTCGGTGGCGGCGCTCCGCTGCATTGA
- a CDS encoding chemotaxis protein CheW codes for MSKKTQSTEGAMVEYVTAMIGGQLFGLPISRVQDVFMPERVTRVPLSSREISGVLNLRGRIVTVVDMRARLGLPRDEDGKTPMAVGVDLRGESYGLLIDQIGEVLRLPEDSKEENPVNLDPRMAKLAGGVHRLDGQLMVVLDVDRVLELAPEMMAA; via the coding sequence ATGAGCAAGAAGACCCAGTCCACCGAAGGCGCCATGGTCGAATACGTCACCGCGATGATCGGCGGCCAGCTGTTCGGCCTGCCGATCTCCCGCGTCCAGGACGTGTTCATGCCCGAGCGCGTCACCCGCGTTCCCTTGTCCTCGCGCGAGATCTCGGGCGTCTTGAACCTGCGCGGCCGCATCGTCACCGTGGTCGACATGCGCGCCCGTCTCGGCCTGCCCAGGGACGAGGACGGCAAGACGCCGATGGCGGTCGGCGTCGACCTGCGCGGCGAATCCTATGGCCTCCTGATCGACCAGATCGGCGAGGTGCTGCGCCTGCCCGAGGACAGCAAGGAAGAGAACCCGGTCAACCTCGACCCCCGCATGGCCAAGCTCGCCGGAGGCGTCCACCGTCTCGACGGCCAGCTCATGGTCGTCCTCGACGTCGATCGCGTCCTCGAGCTCGCGCCCGAGATGATGGCGGCCTGA
- the greA gene encoding transcription elongation factor GreA: protein MSVAFTKEESAETASETLLPDRPISPHPNLVTETGLKALQTQLHQAREAYEAAQAIDDVNEKRRQSAVPLRDVRYFAERLRTAQLVADPASSDVVAFGSTVTFSRTDGRVQTYRIVGEDEADPKAGSISFVAPVAKSLMGKAVGDVVGAGAQETEILAIA, encoded by the coding sequence TTGAGCGTCGCCTTTACCAAAGAAGAGAGCGCCGAGACGGCCTCCGAGACGTTGCTGCCGGATCGCCCGATCTCGCCGCATCCGAACCTCGTGACGGAGACGGGCTTGAAGGCGTTGCAGACGCAGCTCCACCAAGCGCGCGAGGCCTATGAAGCCGCGCAAGCCATCGACGACGTCAACGAAAAGCGCCGGCAGTCGGCAGTGCCCTTGCGCGATGTCAGATACTTCGCCGAACGGCTGCGCACCGCTCAGCTCGTCGCCGATCCGGCATCATCGGATGTTGTCGCCTTCGGCAGCACGGTGACGTTCAGCCGCACCGATGGCCGCGTACAGACCTACCGCATCGTCGGCGAGGACGAAGCCGATCCCAAGGCGGGCTCGATCTCGTTTGTCGCGCCGGTCGCGAAGTCGCTGATGGGGAAGGCGGTGGGTGATGTCGTGGGCGCGGGCGCGCAGGAGACCGAGATTCTGGCGATCGCCTGA